The Campylobacter concisus sequence AATTTAGCGAGTTTGAGCGACCTTTTGCTATCAAAAATCTAATTACTATGACCGAATACGACGCAAATTTTAATTTTGAAGTGCTATTTAAAAATGAAAAGATAAAAAACACCCTAAGCGAGGTCATAGCAGCGGCTGGACTAAGGCAGCTTCACACGGCTGAGACTGAAAAATACGCCCACGTCACATTTTTCTTTAACGGTGGCGTCGAGGAGTTAGCTAGCAATGAAACGAGGGTACTAATCCCTAGTCCAAAGGTAAAAACCTACGACGAGAAGCCAGAGATGAGCGCAGCAGAAGTTTGCAAAGCCGTACTAAAAGGCATGGATGACGAGCAAGACTTCATCGTGGTAAATTTCGCAAATGGCGATATGGTGGGGCATACTGGCAACTATGAGGCTGCTATAAAAGCAGTAGAGGCAGTAGATACGGCTCTTGGAGAAATTTACACTAAGGCAAAAGAGAAAAACTATGCGATGATCATCACGAGTGATCACGGAAACTGCGAAGAGATGCGTGATAGCAGCGGTGAGCTACTGACAAATCACACGACTTATGATGTCTTTTGTTTTGTGATGGCTGATGGCGTAAAAAAAGTAAAAAACGGCGGTCTAAATAATATCGCTCCTAGTGTTTTAAAGATCATGGGGCTTGAAATTCCAGCTGAGATGGACGAGGCGTTAATATAAAATAATGGAGTTAGTCGAGTTTTTTGGAGCTGATAAAGTCATAACCTTTATGCTCCTTTTTGCACGTCTTAGTGGGCTTATCGTATTTTTTCCATTCTTTTCTCACAATCAAATCCCGCTTAGCGTAAAAACTTTGCTAGTTTTTGCTCTTTGTATTGTGCTTTTTCCATTATCTCACGCTCATGAGCATGCTATAAATTTTTTGATCATGGAAATTTTAAGTGAGGCTATGCTCGGACTTTGCGCTGGGCTTTTGCTAAATATCGTTTTTGCAATACTTCAAATGGCTGGCGAGCAGATCTCGATGATTATGGGTTTTTCGATGGCTTCAGTGCTTGATCCACAAACCGGTACAAATTCACCAGTGATCGCAAATATTTTAAATTTTATCGCGCTTCTTGCATTTTTGATGCTTGATGGGCACCATTTAATATTGCAGTTTTATTCCACTTCACTTTCTGCTATACCGCTTGGAGATTTTTATCCAAGAAGCGGTGTGATGAGCTACGCCCTAAAGCTCTTTGGCAATCTTTTTATGTTTGGATTTGTTCTGGCTTTCCCTATTATCGCACTTTCTATACTTTCAGATGCTATTTTTGGCATGCTTATGAAAACTATGCCACAATTTAACCTATTGGTTGTTGGCTATCCTATTAAAGTAAGTATTGGCTTTTCGGTTTTGATAGCTATTTTAGCCGGCATTATAAAAATCATAACTGATATGATGGTGCAGATTTTAAACGATATGCCAGCACTATTTTTTTAAGTAAATAGCAATGAAATTTATCATAAAATACAGCCTCAAGCTCTTCAAGGAGGGATTATGAAAGTTGCACTTGTAAACAAAAACCCAGCAGTTTCTCGCCTTATAACGTTAAGTTTAAATAAACTAGGCATAGAATATAGCGAATTTGACGATGTTAATAGTGTTGGAGATCAATTTGATTATATTATCATCGATAGTGATATGGATAGCAGCGATGTTAATTTAAATCAAAAGATAATGTATCTAGCACCTAGAGGCGGTGAAAAGCCAGATTTTGCTGATGTTATGCTTGAAAAGCCCTTTTTACCAACAGAATTTATTAGTTTATTTGAACAAAACAAAAATACTGACAATGATAAAGAACTTGAGCTTGGACTAGATGAGCCTGCAAATTTTAATGACTTTGACGAAAGCAATAAAAACTTTGATGATTTAGAAAATTTTGAGCTTCCAGAAATTGACATGGGTCTTGAAAATTTAGCAAAAGAAGATGATGAAGCAGAGAATTTTGATAATGAGGCTTTAGACGATGAGTTTTTAAAAGAGGAGCTAAGTGAACTAGAGACCGAGGATTTAAAGGATAAAGATATCAGTTTTGATGAAACAGACACTGAACTCATAGATGATGATATTATAAATGACATAGCTAGCAAATATATGGCTGATTCAGAAGATATGGATAAATCCTTAGAGCAAAACAATGAGCTGCCTGTGATAAAAGAAGAGCATAGCGATGACTTTGATGAGCTTAGTTCGCTTGTGGATGAGATAGATGATATGGGTGAGAGCGACTTGGCTGATGAAGAGGCTAAAAACGAGCTTGATAAAATGGTCGAGCAAAATTCTCAAAATTTAGAAACTGCCGAGCTTAATGAAGATTTTGTAGATGATATAAGTCAAAGTAAAAAAGAGCTCAGCGAGATCGAGTCTTTGGATAAAGAGCTAAACGAAGAATCTAGCGAAGATAGCGAAAATTTTGATGAGCTAGAGACAGATTTTGGCAATGATGAAAATTTTGAGCCTGAAAGCAGCGAGGCAAATTTGATAGATGAAGCTAGTCAAAATTTAGAGGAAGATATAGATGAAGAATCTACTCAGGAAGCAGAGGATATTTCTTTGGATGAAGATATAGACCTTGAAAATGAGCCAACCAAAGAAGATCATGAAGAAATTTCTGAAGAAGTCCTTGCTCAAGAAGATCTAGGTATGGTAGATGAGGTATTTGAGGAAGAAAATTTTAAAGAAGAGATGTTGGGTAGCCTAAATTTTGATGTAGCGTCTATTGAAGAAATAGATGAAAATACGATGCAAGCAGCATTTGGATTAAATAATGCACCACAAACTAGCTCATGCTATGAAACAAAAATCGATGCTGACTATAAAGAAGAGCTAACCAAAAAGATCACAAAACACGTCCATGAGTCGTTAAATGAAAGCTCGCTAAGAGATGTGCTAAAAGATATGAACATAAAGATAAATATAAGTTTTGAGGAAAAGTAGTTGCAAGGACAAATTTTAGTAGTTTCTGGGCCTAGTGGAAGTGGGAAAAGTACGCTTTTGGGCCGTCTTTTAAAGGAAGAGAAGGATCTTTATTTTTCTATTTCAAGCACGACTAGGGCAAAAAGAGAAGGCGAAGTCGATGGAGTGGATTATTATTTTATAAAAGAAGATGAGTTTAAAAGTGGCATAGAAAAGGGCGAATTTTTAGAATGGGCGCAGGTGCATAAAAACTATTATGGCACGAGCCTAAAATCTGTTTTGGCAGCACTTGAGGCTGGAAAGATAGTTATATTTGACATCGACGTACAGGGTTTTCACATCGCACTTGAGAGATTTAAAAGCTATATCACTTCAGTTTTTATCACAACTTCAAATAAAAAAGAGCTTAAAAAGCGCTTGAAAAACCGCGGAACTGATAGTGAGGAGACGATAGAAAATCGCCTAATGAACGCAGTTGGTGAGATGGAGCACATCTTAGAATATGATTATTTTTTAGTAAATGATGACATTGAAAAGAGTTATAAGGGCCTAAAATCAATTCTTAGAGCGATGAGGTTAAAAAGCACAAAAATAGACTTAAGACGCGTTATTGATGAGTGGATAGATTGCTAGAAATTCAGGAATTTATGATAACATTTTGAAAAATTTATTGAGGAGAAAAGATGGGTTCTTTTAGTATTGGTCACTGGCTAGTTGTTTTAGCGATTATTGTTTTACTTTTTGGAGCAAAGAAGATCCCAGAACTTGCAAAAGGACTAGGCAAAGGTATAAAGACTTTTAAGGCTGAGATGGAGGATACAACCCCTGAAAAAAGTGAGAAAGTCGAGCATAAAGAAGAGAATGCTGATAGTCAAAAAATAGAAGAAACAACTAAAAACGCATAGGTTTTAGAGTTGAAAAATAAAATAAAAGCTGAAATTTCAAAGGTTTTAGAGCGTGAATTTGTGCTTGAAAAGCCAAAAGATAAAAATTTAGCCCATTATGCTACGCCACTTTTTAGCCTAGCAAAGGAGTTAAGAAAGTCTCCATCTATGATAGCTAGCGAGTTTGCCGATAAATTTAGTGATAGCAAAATAGTTGAAGCTAGTGCAGTAAATGGCTACTTAAATTTCAAGCTAAAAAGCGAGTTTTTAGATGAAATTTCAAAGCAAATTTTGCTAGACAGCGAAAATTTTGCAAAAGAAGATGTGAAAAAAGATAGCTATTTAATAGAATACATTAGCGCAAATCCAACTGGGCCACTTCACATCGGACACGTTAGAGGTGCAGTTTACGGCGATACTTTGGCAAGACTTGGCAAAAGACTTGGCTACGCTATCTCAACAGAATACTACATAAACGACGCCGGTAATCAAATCGATCTGCTTGGCACTTCGATATCGCTTGCGGCAAAAGAGCAGCTTTTTAACGAAAGTGTTGTATATCCAGAGAAATACTACCGCGGGGATTATATTTTAGATATTGCTAAGCTTGTAAATGAGAAATTTGGCAAGGAAATTTTTTATGATAAGAGTAGAAACCTCGAACTTGCCGAGTTTGGCAAGGATATCGTACTTGAGATCATCAAAAAAGATTTGGCGGACGTTGGGATATTTATAGAGAGCTGGGCTAGTGAAAAGGCTCTTTATGACGGCCTAGAGCCAACTATAAACAAACTAAAACGTTCAAATCAAATGTATGAAAAAGAGGGCGCTACTTATATCGCTTCAACCACGCTTGGTGATGATAACGATAGGGTTGTGGTTAGAAATGACGGCAGACCAACATATCTAGCTGGCGACATCATCTATCATAACGCTAAATTTGAGAAAAATTTTGATCATTATATAAACATTTGGGGTGCTGACCACCACGGATATATCGCAAGGCTAAAGGCTGCGATAAATTTCCTTGGATACGATGAAAATAAGCTTGAAGTAATACTTATGCAGATGGTTAGTCTGCTAAAAGATGGTAAGCCGTACAAGATGAGCAAGCGCGCTGGTAATGCCGTGCTGATGAGCGATATCGTAAGTGAGATCGGTGCTGAGGCGCTTAGATTTATCTTTATAAGCAAGGCAAATACGAGTAGTTTGGAATTTGACGTAGATGAGCTTAAAAAAGAGGATAGCTCAAATCCTATCTTTTATATAAACTACGCTCACGCTAGGATAAATCAAATTTTTACAAAGGCTGAAAAAAGCGTTAATGACGTGATAAATGCGGACTTTGAATGCCTAGATGAAAATGCCAAAAATTTACTTTTCGAAGCGCTAATCTTGCCTGAAATTTTAGAAGATGCTTTTATCTCAAGGCAGCTTCAAAAGATACCAGACTATTTGAAGTCGCTGGCTGCTAGCTTTCATAAATTTTATAATGAAAACCGTGTGGTTGGAAATGAAAACGAAGATAGCTTACTAAAAGTTTTTGCAGTTGTCGCTATCTCGATAAAAACAGCATTTAATATAATGGGAATTACGGCTAAAGATAGGATGTAAAATGCTTAGTTTTGATGATTTTAAGAACATGGCTTCGGACAATTCATTAAATGATAATGAAAAGGTTGGCTTTCCTGATATTTACAGAAAAGGCACCGAAGAAAATATATTTCCAGATATTTTACAAAAGTTAAACATTAAACCAGACAATGAAAAAACTAAAATCATAATGGACATAGGATGTGGTTGTTCTAGTCCTGTAAAGTCTCTTATAGAATATGCTAAAAAAAATAGTTTTACTCTATATTTAATTGATTCAAAAGAAATGTTAGATAATTTGTCAAATGAGCCATTTATTATTAAAATCGCTCATGAATTTCCATGTGATTATGGCTATGAAAGCTTATACTCAAAAGTGGACTATATTATTGTTTACTCTGTTTTGCATTATGTCGTATATCATGCTAATTATTTAAAATTTTTAGATACTTGCGTAGAGCTCTTAAAGAGTGGGGGGCTATTGATCGGCGATATTCCTAATATAAGCAAAAAGAAACGTTTTTTATCATCAGAGGCTGGTCGTGACTCTCACATGAAGTGGTCATCGTCTAAAACTTTTCCAAATATTTGTTGGAATAAACTAGAGTCACTTTGTATAGACGACAGTGTAATTTTTTCCATACTCCAAAGGTACCGCTCTATGGGCTGTGAGTCTTATTTGCTTGAGCAGCTTAGTGGTCTTCCTATGAACAACACAAGAGAAGATATTCTGATAGTGAAGCAATAATGGATATCTTAAGCCTAATAGGACGCACGAAAAATCTCTTTGAAGATGACATAAATGCACTTGATAAAGACCTAAAAGAGATAGTCTCAAGCTCAAGCTTTCTAGTTATCGGTGGGGCAGGATCTATAGGCTCTGCCGTGACAAAAGAGATCTTTATAAGAGACCCCGAAAAACTCTACGTCGTTGATATCTCTGAAAACAACCTTGTTGAGCTAGTGCGTGACATAAGAAGTGAGTTTGGATATATAAATGGTGACTTTAAAACTTTTGCCATAGATGTTGCAAGTGCCGAGTTTGACGCACTTTTGGCACAAAGTGGTGGATTTGACTACGTGTTAAATTTATCAGCGCTAAAGCATGTTAGAAGTGAAAAAGATCCATTTACACTCATGAGGATGCTTGAAACAAATATCCTTAACACTGACAAAACGCTGGCTCAAGCCTTTAGTATGAAGTCAAAAAAATACTTTTGCGTTAGCACCGATAAGGCCGCAAATCCTGTAAATTTAATGGGAGCTAGCAAGCGCATCATGGAGATGTTTGCGTTTAGGCACTCTTTAAATATCGACGTCTCAATGGCTAGGTTTGCAAACGTGGCATTTAGCGACGGCTCACTTCTTTTTGGATTTCAAAAGCGCATAGAAAAATTTCAGCCTATAGTCGCCCCAAACGACGTCAGGCGCTACTTCCTAACGCCAAAAGAGAGCGGCGAGCTTTGTCTTTTAAGTACCATTTTTGGTGAAAATAGAGATATATTTTTCCCAAAACTAGATGAAAATTTAGACCTTATAACATTTAGCGAGATAGCCAAGCGCTACTTGGCTAATTTAGGATACGAGCCATTTTTATGTGAAAATGAGGAGGAGGCCAGAAAGCTTGCAAAAGAGCTTCCAAAAGATGGCTTTTACCCTTGCCTTTTTGCGCCTAGTGACACGACTGGAGAGAAGGACTATGAGGAGTTTTTCGTTGACGGCGAAAGACTTGACATGCAAAGACTTCAAAATATCGGCATAGTCAAAAATGATGCAAATTTTGACAGCAAAAAGCTAGAAATTTTTAAAAACAATATCTTAAATTTAAAATCAAGCTTGACATGGAGCAAAGAGGACATTTTGCGCGAAGTTTTCGAGCTTATACCGAATTTTATGCATAAAGAAACAGGAAAGTATCTCGATGAGAAAATGTGATTTTGACGAGGTTTTGAAATTTATAAAAAGCACCTTTGGCAAGGATAAAGTCCCGCTTCACGAGCCTAAATTTATAGGCAATGAGAAAAAATATCTACTTGAGTGCATCGACTCTAGTTTCGTCTCAAGTGTCGGTAAATTTGTAGATGAGCTTGAGAGTAAGCTAGCTCAAATGGTTGGTGCTAAATTCGCAGTTGCTACGACAAATGGCACCTCTGCGCTTCATATCTGCTTAAAGCTAGCTGGTGTTGGCCAAGATGACGAAGTGATCACACAGCCAGTTACCTTTATAGCCACTTGCAATGCCATTAGCTACCTTTTTGCAAAGCCAGTTTTTGTGGATGTCGACCTTGACACGCTTGGTATGTCGCCAGCAGCGCTTAGCGAGTTTTTAGAGAAAAACTGCAAGCTAAAAGGCGGCAAATGTGTAAATAAAACTAGCGGCAGGATAGTGCGTGCTTGCGTGCCTATGCATACTTTTGGACTACCTTGTAAGATAGATGAGATAGCTAAAATTTGCAAGCGTTGGAATATCGTTTTGGTAGAAGACTGTGCCGAGAGCCTTGGTAGCTACTACAAAGGCACTCATACAGGGAATTTTGGCAAGCTTGCAGCGATGAGTTTTAATGGCAATAAGATCGTCACAAGTGGAGGTGGCGGAGCTATCATCACAAACGATGAGGAGATAGCAAAGCACGCCAAATTTATCACCACAACGGCCAAGGTGCCACATCCTTTTGAGTATCGTCACAGCGAGATCGGCTACAACTACCGCTTGCCAAATTTAAATGCAGCTCTGCTTGTGGCACAGCTTGAAAATTTGGAGCTATTTTTAAAGAGCAAACGCGAACTTGCGATGATCTATAAAGAGTATTTTTCTAAATTTGATGATGTGAAATTTATAGATGAACCAGCGGACGCTAGGTCAAATTTTTGGCTAAACGCAGTGCTCTTTGAAAGTCATGAAAAACGAGATGAGTTTTTGAAATTTAGTAATGAAAATGGCGTTTTTACGCGTCCTATCTGGCAGCTCATGAATGAGCTTGATATGTTTAAGGACTGCCAAAGAGACGAGCTAAAAAATGCTAAATTTTTAAGCGATAGGATAGTAAATATCCCAAGCAGCGCAAGAGTTTAGTCGTGCAAGATATAGTTTTAGTAGGTGGCGGTGGGCACTGTAAAAGTGTGATAGATGTCATCGAGAGCGAAGCTAAATTTAATATAATTGGTATCATAGATACGACAGAAAATATTGGCAAAAAGGTGCTTGGCTATGAGATCATCGGTAGCGATGATGATCTGGTTAAGGTTTTTAAATCATGCAAAAATGCTGTGGTGACGGTTGGGCAGATAAAAAGTAGCGAGCCTAGAAAAAGGCTGTTTGCGCTACTAAAAGAGATAGGTTTTATACTTCCAACCATAGTCTCGCCACTTGCGTATATCTCAAAGCACGCAAGTGTAGGTGAGGGAACGGTTGTGATGCATCATGCCTTGATCAACGCTGGTGCAAGTGTCGGCAAAAACTGCATCATAAACACAAAAGCACTTGTTGAGCATGACGCAACTATCGGCGATCACTGCCATATCTCAACAGCAAGTGTGGTAAATGGCGGCGTTGTCGTGCAGGATGGGACATTCTTTGGTAGCAATGCAACTAGCAAAGAGTATATAGTGATAGGTAAAAATTCTATCATAGGTGGCGGAACTAGCGTGATGAGAAGCTTGGAGCAAAACGCTTTTATAAAGGTATAAAACTAGAATTTTAAAGGAATTTTGATGTCAAATAGGGTTTTTATCATAGCTGAGGCTGGAGTAAATCACAATGGTGATATAAATTTAGCCAAAAAACTGATCGATGTAGCAGCCAGAGCTGGTGCTAACGCGGTAAAATTTCAAACCTTTAAAGCTCAAAACCTAGTTTCAAAAAACGCACAAAAAGCTAACTATCAAAAACAAACTACTGATAAAAATGAAAGCCAGTTTGAGATGATAAAAAAGCTTGAATTAAATGAGGATATGCATAAAGAGCTCATAGCCTACTGCAAAGAAAAAAATATCACGTTTCTCTCAACCCCTTTTGATACTGATAGTATAAAGCTTCTTGATGAGCTTGGGCTTAGTATATTTAAAATCCCTAGTGGCGAGATAACAAATTTACCTTATCTTAGGCAGATAGGCGGCTTAAATAAAAAGATCATTCTCTCAACTGGCATGGCAAATTTAGGCGAGGTGGAAGCCGCGATAGAAGTACTTGTAAAAAGCGGCGCGAAACGTGAAAATATAAGCCTTCTTCATGCAAATACGCAGTATCCAACGCCGATGGAGGATGTAAATTTAAAGGCGATGATAACTCTAAAAAATG is a genomic window containing:
- the fliR gene encoding flagellar biosynthetic protein FliR, giving the protein MELVEFFGADKVITFMLLFARLSGLIVFFPFFSHNQIPLSVKTLLVFALCIVLFPLSHAHEHAINFLIMEILSEAMLGLCAGLLLNIVFAILQMAGEQISMIMGFSMASVLDPQTGTNSPVIANILNFIALLAFLMLDGHHLILQFYSTSLSAIPLGDFYPRSGVMSYALKLFGNLFMFGFVLAFPIIALSILSDAIFGMLMKTMPQFNLLVVGYPIKVSIGFSVLIAILAGIIKIITDMMVQILNDMPALFF
- a CDS encoding Highly acidic protein — encoded protein: MKVALVNKNPAVSRLITLSLNKLGIEYSEFDDVNSVGDQFDYIIIDSDMDSSDVNLNQKIMYLAPRGGEKPDFADVMLEKPFLPTEFISLFEQNKNTDNDKELELGLDEPANFNDFDESNKNFDDLENFELPEIDMGLENLAKEDDEAENFDNEALDDEFLKEELSELETEDLKDKDISFDETDTELIDDDIINDIASKYMADSEDMDKSLEQNNELPVIKEEHSDDFDELSSLVDEIDDMGESDLADEEAKNELDKMVEQNSQNLETAELNEDFVDDISQSKKELSEIESLDKELNEESSEDSENFDELETDFGNDENFEPESSEANLIDEASQNLEEDIDEESTQEAEDISLDEDIDLENEPTKEDHEEISEEVLAQEDLGMVDEVFEEENFKEEMLGSLNFDVASIEEIDENTMQAAFGLNNAPQTSSCYETKIDADYKEELTKKITKHVHESLNESSLRDVLKDMNIKINISFEEK
- the gmk gene encoding guanylate kinase — its product is MQGQILVVSGPSGSGKSTLLGRLLKEEKDLYFSISSTTRAKREGEVDGVDYYFIKEDEFKSGIEKGEFLEWAQVHKNYYGTSLKSVLAALEAGKIVIFDIDVQGFHIALERFKSYITSVFITTSNKKELKKRLKNRGTDSEETIENRLMNAVGEMEHILEYDYFLVNDDIEKSYKGLKSILRAMRLKSTKIDLRRVIDEWIDC
- the tatA gene encoding twin-arginine translocase TatA/TatE family subunit, with the protein product MGSFSIGHWLVVLAIIVLLFGAKKIPELAKGLGKGIKTFKAEMEDTTPEKSEKVEHKEENADSQKIEETTKNA
- the argS gene encoding arginine--tRNA ligase; translation: MKNKIKAEISKVLEREFVLEKPKDKNLAHYATPLFSLAKELRKSPSMIASEFADKFSDSKIVEASAVNGYLNFKLKSEFLDEISKQILLDSENFAKEDVKKDSYLIEYISANPTGPLHIGHVRGAVYGDTLARLGKRLGYAISTEYYINDAGNQIDLLGTSISLAAKEQLFNESVVYPEKYYRGDYILDIAKLVNEKFGKEIFYDKSRNLELAEFGKDIVLEIIKKDLADVGIFIESWASEKALYDGLEPTINKLKRSNQMYEKEGATYIASTTLGDDNDRVVVRNDGRPTYLAGDIIYHNAKFEKNFDHYINIWGADHHGYIARLKAAINFLGYDENKLEVILMQMVSLLKDGKPYKMSKRAGNAVLMSDIVSEIGAEALRFIFISKANTSSLEFDVDELKKEDSSNPIFYINYAHARINQIFTKAEKSVNDVINADFECLDENAKNLLFEALILPEILEDAFISRQLQKIPDYLKSLAASFHKFYNENRVVGNENEDSLLKVFAVVAISIKTAFNIMGITAKDRM
- a CDS encoding class I SAM-dependent methyltransferase, which codes for MLSFDDFKNMASDNSLNDNEKVGFPDIYRKGTEENIFPDILQKLNIKPDNEKTKIIMDIGCGCSSPVKSLIEYAKKNSFTLYLIDSKEMLDNLSNEPFIIKIAHEFPCDYGYESLYSKVDYIIVYSVLHYVVYHANYLKFLDTCVELLKSGGLLIGDIPNISKKKRFLSSEAGRDSHMKWSSSKTFPNICWNKLESLCIDDSVIFSILQRYRSMGCESYLLEQLSGLPMNNTREDILIVKQ
- a CDS encoding UDP-N-acetylglucosamine 4,6-dehydratase, with the translated sequence MDILSLIGRTKNLFEDDINALDKDLKEIVSSSSFLVIGGAGSIGSAVTKEIFIRDPEKLYVVDISENNLVELVRDIRSEFGYINGDFKTFAIDVASAEFDALLAQSGGFDYVLNLSALKHVRSEKDPFTLMRMLETNILNTDKTLAQAFSMKSKKYFCVSTDKAANPVNLMGASKRIMEMFAFRHSLNIDVSMARFANVAFSDGSLLFGFQKRIEKFQPIVAPNDVRRYFLTPKESGELCLLSTIFGENRDIFFPKLDENLDLITFSEIAKRYLANLGYEPFLCENEEEARKLAKELPKDGFYPCLFAPSDTTGEKDYEEFFVDGERLDMQRLQNIGIVKNDANFDSKKLEIFKNNILNLKSSLTWSKEDILREVFELIPNFMHKETGKYLDEKM
- a CDS encoding LegC family aminotransferase — its product is MRKCDFDEVLKFIKSTFGKDKVPLHEPKFIGNEKKYLLECIDSSFVSSVGKFVDELESKLAQMVGAKFAVATTNGTSALHICLKLAGVGQDDEVITQPVTFIATCNAISYLFAKPVFVDVDLDTLGMSPAALSEFLEKNCKLKGGKCVNKTSGRIVRACVPMHTFGLPCKIDEIAKICKRWNIVLVEDCAESLGSYYKGTHTGNFGKLAAMSFNGNKIVTSGGGGAIITNDEEIAKHAKFITTTAKVPHPFEYRHSEIGYNYRLPNLNAALLVAQLENLELFLKSKRELAMIYKEYFSKFDDVKFIDEPADARSNFWLNAVLFESHEKRDEFLKFSNENGVFTRPIWQLMNELDMFKDCQRDELKNAKFLSDRIVNIPSSARV
- a CDS encoding acetyltransferase; this encodes MQDIVLVGGGGHCKSVIDVIESEAKFNIIGIIDTTENIGKKVLGYEIIGSDDDLVKVFKSCKNAVVTVGQIKSSEPRKRLFALLKEIGFILPTIVSPLAYISKHASVGEGTVVMHHALINAGASVGKNCIINTKALVEHDATIGDHCHISTASVVNGGVVVQDGTFFGSNATSKEYIVIGKNSIIGGGTSVMRSLEQNAFIKV
- the neuB gene encoding N-acetylneuraminate synthase → MSNRVFIIAEAGVNHNGDINLAKKLIDVAARAGANAVKFQTFKAQNLVSKNAQKANYQKQTTDKNESQFEMIKKLELNEDMHKELIAYCKEKNITFLSTPFDTDSIKLLDELGLSIFKIPSGEITNLPYLRQIGGLNKKIILSTGMANLGEVEAAIEVLVKSGAKRENISLLHANTQYPTPMEDVNLKAMITLKNAFELEVGYSDHTLGIEVDIAAVAMGAKIIEKHFTLDKSMPGPDHKASLEPDELVAMVRAIRNIELALGDGLKHFSKSERENIKIARKSIVAKCDIKKGEIFSEQNICVKRPGDGINPMRWDEVIGQISQKDYKQDDMI